TTTACTCCGGTCCCGCGCGAGGGTTATCTGGTTGGCATCCCCGAACCGGGCTGGTACCGGGAATTGTTGAACAGTGACGCCGAATGTTACGGCGGCAGCGGTTGGGGAAACCTCGGCGGAAAAGATTCCGATCTAAAACCGATGCACGGCCGACCCCACTCTTTGACCCTGAATCTGCCCCCGTTGTCTGTCATCTTTCTGAAACGGGGTAAAAAATGAATGCAACTATCTTGTAGTCTCAACCATATTTTAATTGTTTTAAGAGTCCGTTCGTGGTGAGCCTGTCGAACCATGAACGGACTGACGATCTCGTTCTTGGGATCGATGTCGGCGGTACCAAGATATTGTCGGCTGTCATTGACCCCGAAGGAAACAAAGTATCTGAGTATCTTACCGCCACCCGGGCATCCGAGGGTTTCGAGGAAGTCCTGAAATCTATCGTTGAATCCGGATTTGGTGCGCTGGTAAAAGCCGGAAAAGGATTTTCCGAAGTTCGCGCCACCGGTTTGGCGGTTGCCGGTTTGATCGATGCAAAAGATGGCATAGTCCGCGCTTCGCCCAATCTGCCCGGCTGGAGAAACGTACCCTTACGTGATCGAGTCGAAGCCGCTTTCGGTAATCGGGTATTTTTGATCAACGACGCTCATGCTGCCGCTGCAGGGGAGCATTATTTCGGAGCGGGGCGTGGTTGCCGCGATTTTGTTTACATAACAGTGAGCACCGGAATAGGCGGCGGACTCATCCTCAATAACGAACTCTATGAGGGTGCAAACGGCTTCGGCGGAGAAGTCGGTCACATGGTGATAGATGACAAAGGACCCTTATGCAATTGTGGCAACAGGGGCTGCTGGGAGATGTTGGCATCGGGCAAAGCTTTGGAAAGAGAGGCTCTCCGCCTAATCGAGTCCGGCTCTAATACGACCATTCCTTTATTTTGTCATCCTGACCCAGAGCAAAGCGAAGGGGAAGGATCTCAATCTCACCCAATCAAATGCATCACCGCCAAAGCCATCCATGCTGCCGCGCTAGCTGGCGACCCTCTTGCCGTCGAATTGATTCAACGGACCGGTTACTACCTGGGAGTGGGGTTGTCCAACATCATCAACATATTCAACCCTGAATTGATCGTGATTGGTGGCGGGCTTTCGAATATCGGCGATATGCTTTTTAAACCCGCCATCGAAGAAGCGCACAGACGGGCTTTCAAGCAATCGTTCGATCTGGTGAAATTTACTTTGGCGGAGTTGGGCGCTTACTCAGGAGTCATCGGCGCTGCCGCTTATGCCCGCCAGCAATTGGGCCGCCCTAAAGAGTAGGGGCTGGTTTTTACCCGCCCCGCCCGGTTCCCAACGATGTCATCACACGGTTTTTGGGTCGAGCATGAGATCTCTTTTCTCGGGTAACATTATCTAAAAATATCCCACCAAAAACGTCACGAAACGCTTGACAGTTAAGGAAACACCTGTGCTATAATAGCCGCTATGTCCTATAGCACACCTGTACCAACCTGCCTCCGAAATGAAGACCGCGGGCATTTGAATTATTGCCCTGAACGTTCGTTTTTTGGAACAAATCGTACGTTTGCGATGAAGCTGATTCTGGATGATTCGTTTCAGAAAAAAAGGTTTTCTGAAAACACGAAAAACAAATTCGACGCCCCGACCTAGGTTGAAAGAGACATTGTTTTCTGCAATACCCTCGGCGAAACAATTCGCTCAGCACCGATTTTCACGATTAAACACCGGAATTGTTTCAAAAACCGGTTAGTTGTTTTGTCTGAAAATGAACGTAAAATCCGAGTCGTTTTCCGAAAAATGTATCAAAAGTGAAAAAACAAAAAAACAATCCAAGGGGACGTGAGGAAATTTAAGAACCAGAGCTGAAACCTCACGGCTGACTGCTGGGAGCTACACCCCCCTGATTGCCACAATTGACATAAAGCGAGTATAATTAAAGGCTGTTTTTGAAGGATTTACTTTTATTTCCCTCAAGGAGTTTCAATGCCTCTCGATAAAATCGTTGTAAAAGGTGCCCGTGAGCACAACCTCAAAAATATTGACGTTACCATCCCCAGGGACAAGCTGGTTGTTATTACCGGGGCATCAGGGTCGGGTAAAAGTTCGCTTGCTTTCGATACAATCTACGCGGAAGGTCAGCGCCGCTACATGGAATCCCTTTCCGCCTACGCCCGGCAATTCCTCGGGCGCATGGAAAAGCCGGATGTCGACTACATCGAAGGCTTATCGCCGGCTATCTCAATCGACCAGAAGGGCGCGTCGAGGAATCCCCGTTCCACAGTTGGCACGACCACCGAGATCTACGATTACCTCCGGCTGCTTTTTGCCCGCATAGGTCATCCGCATTGTCCCAACTGCGGCCGCGAGATCGCGATGCAGGCGGTGGAGCAGATCGTGGACACGGTAAAGGCGCTTCCTGCGGATTCTCGCATCCTGGTTCTCGCGCCGCTGGTCAAGGACCGGAAGGGCGAACACCAGGCGATGTTCAAGGAACTACGAAAGTCCGGTTATGCCCGGGTACGCATCGACGGGGCAGTACTTGATCTCGCCGAGGATATAGAGCTCGACAAGAAGAAAAAGCACAAAATCGAAGTAGTCATCGACCGCCTGGTCATAGGCCAGTCTGATACACAGAGCCGGTTGGCTGATTCGATCGAAACAGCTTTAAAACTCGGCGAAGGGGTCGTTGTCGTATCGATCGTCGAAGGCTCGGAATATCTTTTTTCCGAGAAATTTGCCTGCGCAGATTGCGGCGTCTCGTTGGGCGAGATCGAGCCCCGCAGTTTCAGCTTCAACTCACCCCATGGTGCTTGCCCGGATTGTACCGGCCTCGGCATTAAGATGGAATTCGATCCGGACTTGGTGATCCCAAATAAAAAACTATCCCTCGCTGAAGGCGCCATCCATCCTTACCAGTGGCAGACATGGTACTTCTCTCAACTCGAAGATATCGCCCGGCGATATAACTTCAGCCTGAACGCACCTGTGGAGCGATTGACGCCGGAACAGATGGAGGTCGTTCTTTACGGCGAAGGCGGCGACAGAATCAAATACAAAAACCGATTTGGCAGGACCAGGGAGTACACTTCCGGATTCGAGGGGGTCATACCCAGGTTGGAGCGGCTCTACAAAGACTCCGAATCCGAACAGGTGCGAGCCGGGATCGAACGCTACATGATGGCTACACCATGTCCCACCTGCGGCGGCAAACGGCTCAAACCCGAAGCATTATCTGTGTTGATCGACGGCAAAAACATCGCCGAAATCTCAGCTCTATCGGTCGTTGACAGCCTCGAATGGGTTGAGCGCCTGGCCGATACCAAAACCCCTCTTTCCGAGCGCGAACAACTTATCGCCAAGCAGATACTCAAGGAACTGAAATCGAGGTTAGGTTTCCTCGAAGACGTCGGCCTGGATTATTTATCCGTCGACCGTGGTTCGGCAACCCTTTCGGGAGGCGAATCGCAACGGATTCGATTGGCGACCCAGATCGGTTCGGGATTGATGGGCGTTCTTTATATATGTGATGAGCCTACGGTAGGTCTCCATCCTGCCGATGATTCCCGTTTGATCGATACTTTGAAAAGGCTGCGCGACCTTGGCAATTCAATAATCGTCGTTGAACACGACGAAGCCATGATGCGGGCTGCGGATTGGATCGTAGACCTTGGGCCGGGCGCAGGGGAACACGGTGGTCATATTATCGTATCGGGTCCCCTCGACGAGGTACTTGAATGTCGCCACTCGGTAACCGGTCAGTACCTGTCGGGACGAAAGTTTATACCATTACCGGAGCATCGAAGGCCGGGGTTGGGCAAGGAGATGGTTATTCGTGGTGCCCGGCAGAACAACCTTAAGAATATAGATGTTCATATTCCGCTCGGGGAGCTTGTATGTATCGCCGGCGTCTCGGGTTCAGGTAAAAGTACCCTGGTCAACGAGATATTGTTCAAGAAGCTTGCCCAGGTATTTAACGGGTCCCGTGAGAAACCGGGCGATCATGACGGCATCGACGGTTTGGAATACATTGACAAGGTGATCGCCATAGACCAATCTCCGATCGGTCGGACACCGAGGAGCAATCCAGCGACTTACACCGGCGCCTTCACACCCATCCGCGATTTATTCGCTACAGTACCAGAAGCTAGAGTGCGCGGGTACAACTCTGGGCGTTTTTCTTTTAACATCAAAGGTGGCCGGTGCGAAGCTTGCCATGGCGAAGGCTACATCGAGATCGAAATGCAGTTTTTGCCTGATGTCACCGTGCCCTGCGACGTTTGCCACGGGCAGCGCTATTCCCGCGAAGTGCTCGATATCAAATTCAAAGACAAAAATATCGCCGAAGTGCTGGACATGACTGTCGATCACGCCCTCGATTTCTTCGAGCATTTTCCGGCGATCAAATCCAAGTTGAAGAGCATGCATGATGTCGGCCTGGGTTACATCCGGTTGGGTCAACCCGCGCCGACTCTTTCCGGCGGCGAGGCGCAACGGATCAAGTTAGCGTCGGAACTGGCTCGTCGCGCGGTTGGGCATACCTTGTATATCCTCGATGAGCCCACAACCGGGCTTTCGTTTGATGACATTGCGGCGCTCTTGAAAGTGATGCAGCGCCTGGTGACAGCCGGAAACTCGGTGGTAGTCATCGAACACCAACTCGATATCATTAAGAATGCCGATTGGGTCATCGACCTTGGCCCCGGCGCCGGGCATCGAGGTGGCCAAATTGTGGCGGTGGGAACACCTGAAGATGTTGCGAAAATCCCGGGATCAGCGACCGGTGAATATCTTAAAAAGGTCTTATCGGCTTAAGCTGGCAGGTGCTTGTCGAGCCAAAGGGACAAAGTACCGAGGACAAAGTCGCGGCAGGGCTCGTTGAAGATTTCGTGGTAACAACCCGGGAAGATCCGGATTTCCTTATCCTGGGAAGATACCGAATCGAAAGTGATCTGGCTGCTTGAAGGACTCGCCAACCGGTCGGCGCCGCCGTGGAGCAGCAGGATCGGCGATTTAACGGCGGTCAGCTTCGTTTGCACGGAAGCCATCGCTGTTATAAGTTCGGCACCCATTCTAACCGGGACTTTTCCCGTGTAGACCAGAGGATCGGCGATATAAGCCTTGACCACCGACTGATCGCGGCTGATGGCTTCGCACTCGATGGTTTGAACGCCCAGGTGGGGTATCAGGGAGGAAAGGGTGCCTGACAGTGAAAGCAGCAACTTAGGGACGTTCTGACCTATTCGCAACAGCATTCCGGAAAGGGCATATCCGGCAACAAACGGCGGATTTTCGGTGGCAAAGGCGATGCTCTCCAAAGCGCCCATGCTGTGTCCGACAATGAAAACCGGTGTTCCCGGATTTTGGGAAGAGACGAAGTTAGAAAAGCTTTTCAGGTCGCCGATGAGATCGGAAAGGCGATTAACATAGCATCGCGGTCCCGGCGATTGACCGTGTCCTCTTTGATCGTAAGTCCAGACGGCATAGCCGC
This is a stretch of genomic DNA from Dehalogenimonas etheniformans. It encodes these proteins:
- a CDS encoding ROK family protein, which translates into the protein MVSLSNHERTDDLVLGIDVGGTKILSAVIDPEGNKVSEYLTATRASEGFEEVLKSIVESGFGALVKAGKGFSEVRATGLAVAGLIDAKDGIVRASPNLPGWRNVPLRDRVEAAFGNRVFLINDAHAAAAGEHYFGAGRGCRDFVYITVSTGIGGGLILNNELYEGANGFGGEVGHMVIDDKGPLCNCGNRGCWEMLASGKALEREALRLIESGSNTTIPLFCHPDPEQSEGEGSQSHPIKCITAKAIHAAALAGDPLAVELIQRTGYYLGVGLSNIINIFNPELIVIGGGLSNIGDMLFKPAIEEAHRRAFKQSFDLVKFTLAELGAYSGVIGAAAYARQQLGRPKE
- the uvrA gene encoding excinuclease ABC subunit UvrA — protein: MPLDKIVVKGAREHNLKNIDVTIPRDKLVVITGASGSGKSSLAFDTIYAEGQRRYMESLSAYARQFLGRMEKPDVDYIEGLSPAISIDQKGASRNPRSTVGTTTEIYDYLRLLFARIGHPHCPNCGREIAMQAVEQIVDTVKALPADSRILVLAPLVKDRKGEHQAMFKELRKSGYARVRIDGAVLDLAEDIELDKKKKHKIEVVIDRLVIGQSDTQSRLADSIETALKLGEGVVVVSIVEGSEYLFSEKFACADCGVSLGEIEPRSFSFNSPHGACPDCTGLGIKMEFDPDLVIPNKKLSLAEGAIHPYQWQTWYFSQLEDIARRYNFSLNAPVERLTPEQMEVVLYGEGGDRIKYKNRFGRTREYTSGFEGVIPRLERLYKDSESEQVRAGIERYMMATPCPTCGGKRLKPEALSVLIDGKNIAEISALSVVDSLEWVERLADTKTPLSEREQLIAKQILKELKSRLGFLEDVGLDYLSVDRGSATLSGGESQRIRLATQIGSGLMGVLYICDEPTVGLHPADDSRLIDTLKRLRDLGNSIIVVEHDEAMMRAADWIVDLGPGAGEHGGHIIVSGPLDEVLECRHSVTGQYLSGRKFIPLPEHRRPGLGKEMVIRGARQNNLKNIDVHIPLGELVCIAGVSGSGKSTLVNEILFKKLAQVFNGSREKPGDHDGIDGLEYIDKVIAIDQSPIGRTPRSNPATYTGAFTPIRDLFATVPEARVRGYNSGRFSFNIKGGRCEACHGEGYIEIEMQFLPDVTVPCDVCHGQRYSREVLDIKFKDKNIAEVLDMTVDHALDFFEHFPAIKSKLKSMHDVGLGYIRLGQPAPTLSGGEAQRIKLASELARRAVGHTLYILDEPTTGLSFDDIAALLKVMQRLVTAGNSVVVIEHQLDIIKNADWVIDLGPGAGHRGGQIVAVGTPEDVAKIPGSATGEYLKKVLSA
- a CDS encoding alpha/beta hydrolase is translated as MTHLEGKFSVAKHLSLFYQAWLPDNRQKAIIVLVHGLADHSSRYQNVVNHLVPRGYAVWTYDQRGHGQSPGPRCYVNRLSDLIGDLKSFSNFVSSQNPGTPVFIVGHSMGALESIAFATENPPFVAGYALSGMLLRIGQNVPKLLLSLSGTLSSLIPHLGVQTIECEAISRDQSVVKAYIADPLVYTGKVPVRMGAELITAMASVQTKLTAVKSPILLLHGGADRLASPSSSQITFDSVSSQDKEIRIFPGCYHEIFNEPCRDFVLGTLSLWLDKHLPA